A genome region from Archaeoglobus fulgidus DSM 4304 includes the following:
- a CDS encoding ribbon-helix-helix domain-containing protein, with protein sequence MPPTRKISIRLTEKYYTKLELLVESGEFTSVSEAVREAVKLLLEKYKEQLESIAQMDTYR encoded by the coding sequence ATGCCGCCAACGAGAAAGATTAGCATAAGGCTCACGGAGAAGTATTACACGAAGCTCGAACTCCTCGTGGAGAGCGGGGAGTTCACTTCAGTTAGCGAAGCTGTCAGGGAAGCTGTGAAGCTTCTTCTGGAGAAGTACAAGGAGCAGCTTGAGAGTATTGCCCAGATGGATACTTATCGTTAG
- the ftsZ gene encoding cell division protein FtsZ: MKSIVSKAQQYLEQERNSRFSEEIKDFETPKIVVVGCGGSGNNTVHRLSNMNVSSAMTIAINTDKQQLLRTKADKRVLIGRSITRGLGAGGYPEIGRKAAELARNVLEDLLCDSDMVFVCAGMGGGTGTGSAPVVADVAKKQGAIVIGFAQMPFRVERARIQKALDGLEEMKEVCDTVVVLDNNKLLDYYPNLPIDAAFSVMDQLIAETIKGISDTITIPSLVNIDFADVKAIMGHGGVAVMLVGEAKAQDKANAVVRDCLSHPLLDVDYRGATGSLVHISGGHDLTLKEAEEIIRNLTFEIDDYANVIWGARIDKEFEGFVRVVSIMTGIKDRDFVGSLSYENVLQKQKLRDIRVESRNNGEKLRKQQSFSEPVKFRREKQKVSIPIIDRL; encoded by the coding sequence ATGAAGAGTATTGTGAGTAAGGCCCAGCAGTATTTGGAGCAGGAGAGGAATAGCAGGTTTAGCGAGGAGATAAAGGACTTCGAGACGCCGAAAATTGTGGTGGTTGGCTGTGGAGGTAGCGGGAACAACACTGTCCACAGACTGTCGAATATGAATGTGTCGAGCGCCATGACCATTGCAATCAACACGGACAAGCAGCAGCTTTTGAGGACTAAGGCTGACAAGAGAGTGCTGATAGGGAGGAGCATAACGAGGGGGCTTGGTGCAGGAGGTTATCCCGAGATTGGAAGGAAGGCTGCTGAGCTGGCCAGAAACGTCCTTGAGGATTTGCTCTGCGATTCTGACATGGTTTTCGTCTGCGCCGGAATGGGAGGTGGGACTGGAACGGGCTCCGCCCCTGTTGTGGCAGATGTGGCCAAGAAGCAGGGAGCTATAGTCATAGGCTTTGCCCAGATGCCCTTCAGAGTTGAGAGGGCGAGAATTCAGAAAGCTTTGGACGGTCTTGAGGAAATGAAGGAGGTTTGCGACACTGTTGTTGTTCTGGATAACAACAAGCTGCTGGATTACTACCCCAACCTGCCCATCGATGCGGCTTTCAGCGTTATGGACCAGCTCATAGCTGAAACGATTAAGGGCATATCTGACACGATAACAATCCCTTCGCTCGTGAACATCGACTTTGCGGATGTGAAGGCGATAATGGGTCACGGTGGAGTTGCCGTGATGCTTGTTGGAGAGGCGAAGGCTCAGGACAAGGCCAATGCGGTTGTAAGGGACTGCTTATCCCACCCGCTGCTTGATGTTGACTACAGAGGGGCAACTGGCTCTCTCGTGCACATCTCGGGCGGGCACGATTTAACTCTAAAGGAGGCCGAGGAGATTATCAGAAATCTCACCTTCGAGATTGATGACTACGCCAACGTCATATGGGGAGCGAGGATTGACAAGGAGTTTGAGGGCTTTGTGAGAGTGGTTTCGATAATGACGGGAATAAAGGACAGGGACTTCGTCGGTTCATTAAGCTACGAGAACGTGCTGCAAAAGCAAAAATTGAGAGATATCAGAGTTGAGAGCCGGAACAACGGTGAGAAACTCAGAAAGCAGCAGAGCTTCTCTGAACCTGTGAAATTCAGGAGGGAGAAGCAGAAAGTTTCGATTCCCATCATCGACAGGCTTTAA
- a CDS encoding MTH1187 family thiamine-binding protein, with protein sequence MIVEISAVPIGVGESLSSFVARVIEVLKEEGVNYSLGPMGTSFEVENFGRLAEILEKVDRALFEAGSPRNYYVIKIDNRAKGGRMADKVKAVEEKLK encoded by the coding sequence ATGATTGTTGAAATTTCCGCAGTACCAATTGGTGTTGGTGAATCTCTCAGCAGCTTCGTTGCGAGGGTTATTGAGGTTCTGAAGGAGGAGGGGGTGAATTACAGCCTCGGGCCAATGGGGACCTCCTTTGAGGTGGAAAACTTCGGCAGACTCGCTGAAATCCTTGAGAAGGTTGACAGAGCGCTCTTTGAAGCTGGCTCGCCGAGAAACTACTACGTCATCAAGATAGACAACAGGGCTAAGGGGGGCAGGATGGCAGACAAGGTGAAGGCGGTTGAAGAAAAGCTGAAATGA
- a CDS encoding zinc finger domain-containing protein, with protein MMDITRCVSCGAVLVGANYVAFPCPECGEMIYRCKKCRRLSNPYVCESCGFEGP; from the coding sequence ATGATGGATATAACAAGATGCGTGAGCTGTGGAGCAGTCCTCGTGGGCGCTAACTACGTTGCTTTCCCCTGTCCGGAATGTGGTGAGATGATTTACCGCTGCAAGAAGTGCAGAAGGCTGAGCAATCCCTACGTATGCGAGAGCTGCGGGTTCGAGGGACCTTAA
- a CDS encoding elongation factor 1-beta, producing the protein MGSVMMKIRVMPSDVDVDLNEVLEKIKNIQMEGVEIRDSAIQPIAFGLKAIVLMAVMPDMEGIGDRYIEEIGKIEGVESVEIEDMELL; encoded by the coding sequence ATGGGTAGCGTAATGATGAAGATTAGAGTGATGCCCAGCGACGTTGATGTTGACCTCAACGAGGTTCTGGAGAAAATCAAGAACATCCAGATGGAAGGTGTGGAAATCAGAGATTCGGCAATTCAGCCCATTGCTTTTGGCCTGAAAGCTATCGTTCTCATGGCAGTTATGCCCGACATGGAGGGCATTGGCGACAGGTACATCGAGGAGATTGGCAAGATTGAGGGAGTGGAGAGCGTCGAGATAGAGGACATGGAGCTTCTATGA
- a CDS encoding MBL fold metallo-hydrolase: protein MKPVRIVAPPLAANCYLLLDEKKALIDVGGDIQFILNALKRYIDPRELDYIILTHSHYDHAAAAGHFKGIAKIAIHKDEYSLLKAQGFTSFMFGVSFKKFEPDIMLEGGEVIELGELSLEVIHTPGHSPGSICLYEPERKWLFSGDTVFAHGSFGRVDLPGGSARELINSLEKLSKLDVENLYPGHEDIIEGNAARHIANSLRIAKMFL, encoded by the coding sequence ATGAAGCCTGTAAGAATCGTTGCTCCCCCTCTTGCTGCAAACTGCTATCTACTGCTTGACGAGAAGAAGGCTTTGATAGACGTTGGTGGGGACATCCAGTTTATCCTTAACGCCCTCAAAAGGTACATTGACCCGAGAGAGCTGGACTACATCATTTTAACCCACTCTCACTACGACCACGCTGCTGCAGCTGGACACTTCAAGGGGATAGCTAAGATTGCAATCCACAAGGATGAGTACTCGCTGCTGAAGGCTCAGGGCTTCACATCCTTCATGTTCGGAGTTAGCTTCAAGAAATTTGAGCCAGACATAATGCTGGAGGGGGGAGAGGTAATAGAGCTCGGAGAGCTTTCTTTGGAGGTTATACACACTCCCGGCCATTCTCCCGGCAGCATTTGTTTATACGAGCCGGAAAGGAAGTGGCTTTTCAGCGGTGACACGGTTTTCGCCCACGGAAGCTTTGGCAGAGTTGATTTGCCCGGAGGGAGTGCGAGGGAGCTTATAAATTCCCTTGAGAAGCTTTCTAAACTGGACGTGGAGAACCTCTATCCGGGCCACGAGGACATAATTGAGGGGAACGCTGCAAGACACATAGCCAATTCCCTTAGAATTGCAAAAATGTTCCTGTGA
- a CDS encoding TIGR04140 family protein: MSAEEAKFELRRVLERLGFQVKEMDSEILAEKGSKAVRISLKELGRSELNIPQTEVVFECEEEIYRSILERLRLSRMGG, from the coding sequence ATGAGTGCTGAGGAGGCCAAGTTCGAGCTGAGGAGAGTTCTTGAAAGGCTGGGATTTCAGGTGAAGGAGATGGATTCGGAAATTCTGGCAGAGAAGGGCAGCAAGGCAGTGAGGATATCCCTAAAAGAGCTTGGGAGAAGCGAACTCAACATACCTCAAACAGAGGTCGTTTTTGAGTGTGAGGAGGAGATATACAGGAGCATTCTGGAAAGGCTGAGACTCTCCAGAATGGGGGGTTAA
- a CDS encoding TIGR04084 family radical SAM/SPASM domain-containing protein: MAGKLFIVILTPVCNGNCLYCGGYDEGLMPPKIQYPLESLKKIADGNSVAFYGGEPLLEMEKMKEIMDSVKAEHFILQTNGLKLNRLEDEYIRRFSTILVSFDGRREVHDLYRGNYERVLENVLNVRRKGFEGELIARMVASQETDIYEDVMHILNLDCFTHVHWQIDAVWSSDGVWRDFERWVERYNAGVRKLVKFWASELRKGVLHGLVPFMGVATAIFKPFTHPPCSSGFESFAIATDGRILACPICPDLDWNEVGSLDEGIKRRLEILEPCLSCSYFRFCGGRCVFFNRERLWGDRGFRLVCSTVKNLVDSILACKHLILANKEKIMYPRFLNTTEIIP; encoded by the coding sequence ATGGCGGGAAAGCTGTTCATCGTAATTCTGACTCCAGTCTGCAACGGCAACTGTCTTTACTGCGGGGGGTACGATGAAGGGCTGATGCCCCCCAAGATACAGTATCCCCTTGAATCCCTCAAAAAAATAGCCGACGGAAACTCCGTAGCCTTCTACGGTGGAGAGCCTCTCCTTGAAATGGAAAAGATGAAAGAAATCATGGACTCAGTCAAAGCGGAGCATTTCATTCTTCAGACAAATGGCCTAAAGCTAAACAGGCTTGAGGATGAGTACATTAGGAGGTTCTCGACGATTCTCGTGTCTTTTGATGGGAGAAGGGAGGTTCACGACCTTTACAGGGGAAACTACGAGAGAGTGCTTGAAAACGTTCTCAACGTCAGGAGGAAAGGTTTTGAGGGCGAGCTTATCGCCAGAATGGTCGCAAGTCAGGAGACTGACATTTACGAGGATGTGATGCACATCCTCAACCTCGACTGCTTCACCCACGTTCACTGGCAGATTGATGCAGTCTGGAGCAGCGACGGAGTCTGGAGGGATTTCGAGAGGTGGGTTGAGAGGTACAACGCTGGAGTCAGGAAGCTCGTAAAGTTCTGGGCTTCCGAGCTGAGAAAGGGGGTTTTGCACGGCTTAGTTCCTTTTATGGGGGTTGCAACGGCAATCTTTAAACCATTCACCCACCCTCCCTGCTCCTCAGGTTTCGAATCCTTTGCAATAGCCACCGACGGCAGAATTCTCGCCTGCCCCATCTGCCCAGACCTTGACTGGAACGAGGTTGGGAGCCTTGATGAAGGAATAAAAAGGAGGCTCGAAATACTTGAGCCCTGCCTGTCATGCAGCTACTTCAGGTTTTGCGGTGGGAGGTGCGTTTTCTTTAACCGCGAAAGGCTATGGGGGGACAGAGGGTTCAGGCTTGTTTGCTCAACGGTGAAAAACCTCGTTGATTCAATTCTCGCCTGTAAGCACTTAATTTTGGCCAACAAAGAAAAAATAATGTATCCGAGATTTCTCAACACCACCGAAATCATTCCGTAG
- a CDS encoding M28 family metallopeptidase: MQNSPIEFIQKLCRECGPRLAGSEGERKCGDIIYEEMLQFCDEVEKEHFRSHPRGFLDYIWFTAGFYLAGVLLYLIGQPVLAGILMLAAFFIFLFQQCLHYEIIDFVFPEVEEFHVVGKIKPKSRAEKLAIISAHYDSPYEFPLLGRLKKKSFLIIGPAIAITLLTMFLSFAEGAANISLAFIQKPLMLIGSALLLLIAFTLRSSYVTLGANDDLAAIAAVLEAGRQLSRERPEKTEVWVVAFAGEEHMRGSKRFVQRHYDELKSRNAIMLALECPSADYFLIATEEKMYFAKHSPLAVEYAKKAAEKIDFDVRVAPLPFAGSDAANFSRKGLHAVSIFGHSAKDDAPYYWHTKQDIPENLREEPIMKASQLVKNFVYAIDSTE, from the coding sequence ATGCAAAACTCCCCCATTGAATTCATCCAAAAACTCTGCAGAGAGTGCGGGCCGAGGCTTGCGGGCAGCGAGGGCGAGAGGAAGTGTGGAGATATTATTTACGAAGAAATGCTCCAGTTCTGCGATGAGGTTGAAAAGGAGCATTTCAGGAGCCATCCAAGAGGCTTTCTCGACTACATCTGGTTCACCGCTGGATTCTACCTAGCTGGAGTGCTGCTTTACCTTATCGGACAGCCTGTTCTGGCGGGAATTTTGATGCTCGCAGCCTTTTTCATCTTCCTCTTCCAGCAGTGCCTCCACTACGAGATAATCGACTTTGTCTTCCCTGAAGTGGAGGAGTTTCACGTTGTGGGAAAAATTAAGCCGAAGAGCAGAGCGGAGAAGCTGGCAATAATTTCAGCCCACTACGACTCCCCCTACGAGTTTCCCCTGCTCGGAAGGTTGAAGAAAAAATCCTTTCTGATTATTGGCCCTGCAATAGCAATCACTCTGCTCACAATGTTCCTCTCCTTTGCTGAGGGTGCGGCAAACATCTCCCTTGCTTTTATCCAGAAACCTTTGATGCTTATAGGCAGCGCCCTTCTGCTCTTAATCGCCTTCACTCTCCGTTCCAGCTACGTTACTCTTGGAGCAAACGACGACCTCGCTGCCATTGCTGCTGTTCTTGAGGCTGGAAGGCAGCTCAGCAGGGAAAGGCCTGAGAAAACGGAAGTTTGGGTTGTTGCCTTCGCGGGAGAGGAGCACATGAGGGGGTCGAAGAGATTCGTTCAGAGGCATTACGACGAGCTGAAGAGCAGAAACGCAATAATGCTCGCCCTTGAGTGTCCCTCTGCCGACTACTTCCTTATAGCAACCGAGGAGAAGATGTACTTCGCCAAGCACTCTCCCCTGGCTGTTGAATACGCAAAGAAGGCTGCTGAAAAAATAGATTTTGACGTTAGAGTAGCTCCACTCCCCTTTGCTGGAAGCGACGCTGCCAACTTCTCAAGAAAGGGGCTGCATGCAGTATCAATATTCGGCCATTCCGCAAAGGATGACGCTCCCTACTACTGGCACACGAAGCAGGACATTCCCGAGAATCTGAGAGAAGAGCCAATAATGAAGGCCTCGCAGCTTGTAAAGAACTTCGTTTACGCAATCGACTCTACGGAATGA
- a CDS encoding PAS domain-containing protein: MLIVDEDHRIILANGAFEEVVPDAVGKYCPQAVHGSNEPIPECPLEEAVLMNKNVAEREVYDPSGKWFISAVYRTGLTLKGKRLFIHTLHDITEKKLYEQKLKKLNRLLEEVLILTEGISEEKDINTIAKEVAETLSRIYGGSKVLLEINGEKREVKKGELRENITLIDHRNHGSVALELNGNLSEEEVQIIHTFACTLSTIIEKMRLEEERRALMEKTRDNVYQMAVLVDHIRNPLTAIALEAERLGSNKILENVERINNVVKKLEDGWIESEKIWNMLKKSWER; this comes from the coding sequence GTGCTGATAGTAGATGAGGACCATAGAATTATATTGGCAAACGGGGCATTTGAAGAAGTGGTTCCAGATGCTGTGGGGAAATACTGCCCTCAGGCTGTCCATGGAAGTAACGAACCTATCCCCGAATGCCCCCTTGAAGAAGCCGTTCTGATGAACAAGAATGTGGCCGAGAGGGAGGTATATGACCCCAGTGGAAAATGGTTCATTTCAGCAGTTTACAGGACAGGATTAACTTTAAAAGGAAAAAGGCTTTTCATCCACACTTTGCACGATATAACCGAAAAGAAGCTCTACGAGCAGAAGCTCAAAAAACTAAACAGGCTACTTGAGGAAGTTTTAATTCTGACAGAAGGTATTTCCGAGGAGAAGGATATCAACACAATTGCAAAAGAAGTCGCAGAAACCTTATCAAGAATCTATGGGGGTTCAAAAGTTTTATTGGAAATAAATGGGGAAAAGCGGGAGGTAAAAAAAGGAGAACTCCGTGAAAACATAACCTTAATCGACCATAGAAACCATGGAAGCGTTGCCCTCGAACTGAATGGAAATCTCAGCGAGGAAGAAGTGCAAATTATCCATACCTTCGCCTGCACGCTCAGCACTATAATTGAAAAGATGAGGCTGGAAGAGGAAAGAAGAGCTTTGATGGAAAAAACTCGGGACAACGTTTACCAGATGGCTGTTCTGGTTGACCACATCAGGAATCCGCTTACAGCCATAGCTCTTGAGGCTGAAAGGCTTGGCAGCAATAAAATCCTCGAAAATGTCGAAAGAATTAACAATGTTGTCAAAAAGCTTGAGGATGGCTGGATTGAATCCGAGAAGATCTGGAACATGCTTAAGAAAAGCTGGGAGCGCTAA
- the xth gene encoding exodeoxyribonuclease III → MLKIATFNVNSIRSRLHIVIPWLKENKPDILCMQETKVENRKFPEADFHRIGYHVVFSGSKGRNGVAIASLEEPEDVSFGLDSEPKDEDRLIRAKIAGIDVINTYVPQGFKIDSEKYQYKLQWLERLYHYLQKTVDFRSFAVWCGDMNVAPEPIDVHSPDKLKNHVCFHEDARRAYKKILELGFVDVLRKIHPNERIYTFYDYRVKGAIERGLGWRVDAILATPPLAERCVDCYADIKPRLAEKPSDHLPLVAVFDV, encoded by the coding sequence ATGCTCAAAATCGCCACCTTCAACGTAAACTCCATCAGGAGCAGACTGCACATCGTGATTCCGTGGCTGAAGGAGAACAAGCCTGACATTCTATGCATGCAGGAGACGAAGGTTGAGAACAGGAAGTTTCCTGAGGCCGATTTTCACCGCATCGGCTACCACGTCGTCTTCAGCGGGAGCAAGGGAAGGAATGGAGTGGCCATAGCTTCCCTCGAAGAGCCTGAGGATGTCAGCTTCGGTCTCGATTCAGAGCCGAAGGACGAGGACAGGCTGATAAGGGCAAAGATAGCTGGCATAGACGTGATTAACACCTACGTTCCTCAGGGATTCAAAATTGACAGCGAGAAGTACCAGTACAAGCTCCAGTGGCTTGAGAGGCTTTACCATTACCTTCAAAAAACCGTTGACTTCAGAAGCTTTGCTGTTTGGTGTGGAGACATGAACGTTGCTCCTGAGCCAATCGACGTTCACTCCCCAGACAAGCTGAAGAACCACGTCTGCTTCCACGAGGATGCGAGAAGGGCATACAAAAAAATACTCGAACTCGGCTTTGTTGACGTGCTGAGAAAAATACATCCCAACGAGAGAATTTACACCTTCTACGACTACAGGGTTAAGGGAGCCATTGAGCGGGGGCTGGGATGGAGGGTTGATGCCATCCTCGCCACCCCACCCCTCGCCGAAAGATGCGTGGACTGCTACGCAGACATCAAACCGAGGCTGGCAGAAAAGCCATCCGACCACCTCCCTCTCGTTGCTGTGTTTGACGTGTAG
- a CDS encoding flippase-like domain-containing protein, giving the protein MKISIVLPAYNEAKRLRGAVEEVIKAAEKTGYDFEIIIAEDGSKDGTDRIAAELAASNPRIKHLHSDERLGRGRALMNAFSKASGDVVVYMDVDLATDLSHLKELVDAIIVEGYDFSTGSRLMKESQTDRPAKREIASRGYNFLVRLFLGSKLHDHQCGFKAFRRDLILDLGKEVKDNHWFWDTEVLVLAQKRGYRVKEIPVRWKHGGETKVAFGKDILYMFSQILRMWMDEKKRSRKYLIISTLIALAILGVIAVKAGIENVYESLISINPFFLLTSALLYSLSYILRGLRFDYIMRSLGRERGLLFSTAAVSISQTVNVITPIRLGDLARAYVFRRREVPYSESIGGIAAERVYDLISVALIAAVSALLLGAGLKEPVYAFIFAGMIFAGILLLSRMENVVGKVFKNAMKVMGIKQSIVLTFLSLLLWLSDITVCYLIALSFGDVSFILIALAVAVGNIVKALPITPGGVGTYEAAVTAVLLSQFSAGTAFTIALVDHAVKNVTTVLLGLLSLASLNLSLKEVEQG; this is encoded by the coding sequence ATGAAAATCAGCATTGTTCTCCCAGCGTACAACGAGGCAAAAAGGCTCAGAGGTGCTGTTGAAGAGGTTATCAAAGCAGCCGAAAAAACGGGATACGATTTCGAGATTATCATCGCAGAGGATGGCTCTAAGGATGGAACAGACAGAATCGCAGCGGAGCTTGCTGCCAGCAATCCCAGAATAAAGCATCTCCACTCGGACGAGAGGCTGGGGAGAGGAAGGGCTTTGATGAACGCCTTTTCAAAGGCGAGCGGAGACGTTGTCGTTTACATGGACGTTGACCTCGCCACCGACCTCTCCCACCTGAAGGAGCTTGTTGATGCCATAATTGTTGAAGGCTATGACTTCTCTACTGGCTCAAGGCTGATGAAGGAAAGCCAGACGGACAGGCCTGCAAAGAGGGAGATTGCGTCGAGGGGCTACAACTTCCTCGTTCGCCTTTTCCTCGGCTCAAAACTCCACGACCACCAGTGCGGGTTTAAGGCCTTCAGGCGGGATTTAATTCTGGATCTAGGTAAAGAGGTGAAGGACAACCACTGGTTCTGGGACACGGAGGTATTAGTTCTGGCTCAGAAGAGGGGCTACAGAGTCAAGGAGATTCCGGTAAGGTGGAAGCACGGGGGAGAGACGAAGGTTGCCTTCGGAAAGGACATCCTTTACATGTTTTCCCAGATTCTCAGGATGTGGATGGATGAGAAGAAAAGGAGCAGGAAATACCTGATCATCTCAACTCTAATTGCTCTCGCCATTCTCGGAGTAATTGCAGTTAAAGCTGGTATTGAGAACGTCTACGAAAGTCTGATCTCAATCAACCCCTTTTTTCTCCTAACCTCAGCTCTGCTCTACTCCCTCTCATATATCCTGAGAGGCCTCAGATTCGACTACATCATGAGAAGTTTGGGGAGGGAGAGGGGTTTGCTGTTCTCGACCGCTGCGGTAAGCATCAGCCAGACCGTTAACGTGATAACCCCCATCAGATTAGGTGACTTGGCGAGAGCCTACGTTTTCAGGAGGAGGGAAGTTCCGTATTCAGAGTCGATTGGGGGGATTGCTGCCGAGAGGGTCTATGATTTGATTTCAGTCGCTTTGATAGCTGCGGTTTCGGCATTACTTCTCGGAGCAGGGCTGAAGGAGCCCGTTTACGCCTTTATTTTTGCCGGTATGATTTTTGCCGGCATCCTCCTCCTTTCAAGGATGGAGAACGTAGTTGGGAAGGTGTTCAAAAACGCCATGAAGGTGATGGGGATTAAGCAGAGCATTGTTTTGACTTTCCTCTCACTTCTGCTCTGGCTTTCCGACATAACAGTTTGCTACCTGATTGCTCTGAGCTTCGGAGATGTGAGCTTCATACTGATCGCTCTGGCGGTGGCAGTCGGAAACATAGTCAAAGCTTTGCCAATCACTCCAGGAGGTGTGGGGACGTATGAGGCTGCGGTTACGGCAGTTCTTCTTTCACAGTTCTCCGCTGGAACAGCGTTCACGATTGCTCTGGTTGACCACGCGGTCAAAAACGTGACAACGGTGCTTCTCGGCCTGCTATCACTCGCATCTCTCAATCTGAGCTTGAAAGAGGTGGAGCAGGGTTAA
- a CDS encoding DUF2298 domain-containing protein, with translation MYTLIYAVCFYTSSLLLTTPFLRHFQYHEARFLSLLTLSAISFLAGFLIPFKISFYLAFLAFMALSLYVIYRSDVKVENSEMVFAAVFAFFIFLRFLDPDILDAEKFMDSAFMNAVLRANSFPPNDPFLSGYKLDFYYYFGHLIGACITLLSFAPPEVGYNVAIAALPAYTSLIIYGMLRNRGFKTALFGVFLTVFSGNLYSFVDFFNRLFSGLPVDGGYYWNCTRVIDNTINEFPYFSFIHADLHAHVVAIPIIALVFALMAREEESRFSYAALILSLFTLFATNSWHYPLAFLAALLAGIARRDRWLISSAFLSAVPASLLFLHMNTPAAEFSVIDERSDVLQFVLYAFTPIAASYVFTGRKHVLYFLPLSVPLYFLSPVLALLAPLIAASAIGIYKKDFYSAILLSGLLAFTLPEFVAVESRMNTVFKFYIYAWLRL, from the coding sequence ATGTACACCCTAATTTACGCAGTTTGTTTCTACACCTCTTCTCTTCTCCTCACAACACCTTTTCTCAGGCACTTTCAATACCACGAGGCTCGCTTCCTCTCCCTCCTCACCCTCTCGGCAATCTCATTCCTCGCGGGATTCCTCATTCCGTTCAAAATTTCCTTCTACCTTGCATTTCTGGCCTTCATGGCCCTCTCCTTGTATGTGATCTACAGAAGCGACGTAAAGGTGGAGAACTCCGAAATGGTATTTGCAGCAGTCTTCGCCTTTTTCATCTTTCTGCGATTCCTTGACCCTGACATCCTCGATGCGGAGAAGTTCATGGACTCCGCTTTCATGAACGCTGTTTTGAGGGCTAACAGTTTCCCTCCCAACGATCCCTTCCTTTCAGGATACAAGCTCGACTTCTACTACTACTTCGGCCACCTGATTGGAGCGTGCATAACTCTCCTATCCTTCGCACCTCCGGAAGTTGGGTACAACGTAGCCATTGCAGCCTTGCCTGCCTACACCTCTCTGATAATTTACGGAATGCTGAGGAACAGAGGTTTCAAAACAGCACTCTTCGGAGTGTTCCTGACAGTTTTCTCGGGAAACCTCTACTCTTTCGTTGACTTCTTCAACCGCCTTTTTTCAGGTCTGCCAGTTGACGGCGGATACTACTGGAACTGCACGAGGGTGATAGATAACACGATTAACGAGTTTCCGTACTTCAGCTTCATCCACGCCGATTTGCACGCTCACGTCGTGGCAATCCCAATAATCGCGCTCGTCTTTGCCCTTATGGCTCGCGAAGAGGAGAGCAGATTTTCCTATGCAGCGCTTATACTCTCCCTCTTCACCCTATTCGCAACAAACTCATGGCACTACCCGCTGGCATTTCTCGCCGCCCTTCTGGCTGGAATTGCCCGCCGTGACAGGTGGCTCATCTCTTCAGCATTTTTATCTGCAGTGCCCGCATCTCTCCTCTTCCTGCACATGAACACTCCCGCTGCAGAGTTTTCGGTAATAGACGAGAGAAGTGACGTCTTGCAGTTCGTACTGTACGCCTTCACACCGATTGCTGCCTCATACGTCTTCACAGGTAGAAAGCACGTGCTCTACTTCCTCCCTCTCTCCGTTCCCCTGTACTTCCTTTCTCCAGTTCTCGCTCTACTTGCTCCACTAATAGCAGCATCCGCCATCGGAATCTATAAAAAAGACTTCTATTCCGCCATACTGCTCTCAGGCCTGCTGGCCTTCACGCTTCCCGAATTCGTTGCCGTGGAGTCGAGAATGAACACCGTTTTCAAGTTCTACATCTACGCCTGGCTGCGGTTATGA
- a CDS encoding DUF2298 domain-containing protein: MISAAANIEWSKWKKLAFIALLIIGIVYPLVATPVRYGRADMTLDGMSFMKAYDGDYYAVKWLQSRDGVVMEEGCTQGALCAYHYGGRVAAFTGNPAVIAWTNHEYVWRRNYSLVAERAKDVREFYSTDSCEKMREIAGKYGVKYIFFGYEEKRLFSPDVRKFERCFEKVFEKDGTYIFATKNLS, encoded by the coding sequence ATGATTTCTGCAGCAGCCAACATTGAGTGGAGCAAGTGGAAAAAACTCGCGTTCATCGCTCTGCTCATCATCGGCATTGTTTATCCCCTTGTCGCAACACCTGTCAGATACGGCAGAGCAGATATGACGCTGGATGGGATGAGCTTCATGAAGGCGTACGATGGGGACTACTACGCGGTGAAGTGGCTTCAGAGCAGGGATGGGGTGGTCATGGAGGAGGGATGCACTCAGGGTGCGCTCTGCGCCTACCACTATGGAGGAAGGGTTGCAGCCTTCACCGGCAATCCAGCAGTGATCGCCTGGACCAACCACGAGTACGTGTGGAGGAGAAACTACTCTCTCGTTGCGGAGAGGGCGAAGGACGTGAGAGAGTTCTACTCCACCGATAGCTGCGAAAAAATGAGAGAGATTGCTGGAAAGTACGGTGTAAAATACATTTTCTTCGGCTACGAGGAGAAGAGGCTGTTCTCACCAGACGTCAGAAAATTTGAAAGGTGCTTCGAAAAGGTTTTCGAAAAAGACGGTACTTACATATTTGCAACAAAAAATTTATCTTAG